Proteins encoded together in one Sphingomonas radiodurans window:
- the sufC gene encoding Fe-S cluster assembly ATPase SufC, translating to MLQITNLHAEIAGTPILKGLTLTVNAGEIHAIMGPNGAGKSTLGYVIGGRPGYEVTEGSITFNGQDLLELAPNERAAAGVFLGFQYPVEIPGVSNVQFLREALNAQRTNRSEKPLSGAEFLKLAREEARKLEMDVEMLKRPVNVGFSGGEKKRNEMVQMGIIDPSFAILDETDSGLDIDALRIVGDGINRIMRRPDKAVMLITHYQRLLDYVRPDFVHVLADGRITRSGGAELAHQLEREGYTEIAA from the coding sequence ATGCTCCAGATCACCAACCTCCACGCCGAAATCGCCGGCACGCCCATCCTCAAGGGCCTCACCCTCACCGTGAACGCGGGCGAGATCCACGCGATCATGGGGCCGAACGGCGCGGGCAAGTCGACGCTCGGCTATGTCATCGGCGGCCGCCCGGGCTACGAAGTCACCGAAGGCAGCATCACCTTCAACGGCCAGGATCTGCTCGAACTCGCCCCCAACGAGCGCGCCGCCGCCGGCGTATTCCTCGGCTTCCAGTACCCGGTTGAAATTCCCGGCGTGTCGAACGTCCAGTTCCTCCGCGAGGCGCTCAACGCGCAGCGCACCAACCGCAGCGAAAAGCCGCTGTCGGGCGCCGAATTCCTCAAGCTCGCCCGCGAGGAAGCGCGCAAGCTTGAGATGGATGTCGAGATGCTCAAGCGCCCCGTCAACGTCGGCTTCTCGGGCGGCGAGAAGAAGCGCAACGAGATGGTCCAGATGGGCATCATCGATCCTAGTTTCGCGATCCTCGACGAGACGGACAGCGGGCTTGATATCGACGCGCTGCGCATCGTCGGCGACGGCATCAACCGCATCATGCGCCGCCCCGACAAGGCGGTGATGCTGATCACCCACTATCAGCGCCTGCTCGATTACGTGCGGCCCGATTTCGTCCACGTCCTCGCCGACGGCCGCATCACCCGCTCGGGCGGCGCCGAACTCGCGCACCAGCTCGAACGCGAAGGCTACACGGAGATCGCCGCGTGA
- the sufB gene encoding Fe-S cluster assembly protein SufB — translation MAVKNAEALAAVSKKYEWGFATDVETDFAPKGLTEDTVRYISAKKNEPEWMLDWRLKAYRKWLTMESPNWSKLNIPPIDYQDAYYYAEPTQKKTIASLDELDPEIRRTYEKLGIPIAEQEVLAGVEGARRIAVDAVFDSVSVATTFRAELKAAGVIFLSISEAIREYPEMVKKWLGKVVPQHDNYFATLNSAVFSDGTFVYIPEGVRCPMELSTYFRINAENTGQFERTLIIADKGSYVSYLEGCTAPMRDENQLHAAVVELITLDDAEIKYSTVQNWYPGDENGVGGIYNFVTKRALCQGKNSKVSWTQVETGSAVTWKYPSCVLLGDGSVGEFYSVAVTNNRQQADTGTKMIHLGKNTRSTIVSKGISAGRSDNTYRGLVRVAPTAEGVRNFTQCDSLLLGDQCGAHTIPYIEVRNPSAQIEHEATTSKISEDQLFYAMSRGLDSEAAVALIVNGFAREVLQQLPMEFAVEAQKLLGISLEGSVG, via the coding sequence ATGGCCGTGAAGAATGCCGAGGCGCTCGCCGCCGTGTCCAAGAAGTACGAATGGGGTTTCGCGACCGACGTCGAGACCGACTTCGCGCCTAAGGGCCTGACCGAAGACACGGTGCGGTACATCTCCGCCAAGAAGAACGAGCCCGAATGGATGCTCGACTGGCGCCTGAAGGCCTACCGCAAGTGGCTGACGATGGAATCGCCCAATTGGTCGAAGCTCAACATCCCGCCGATCGACTATCAGGACGCGTATTATTACGCGGAGCCGACGCAGAAGAAGACGATCGCCTCGCTCGACGAACTCGATCCCGAAATTCGTCGCACCTATGAAAAGCTCGGCATCCCGATCGCCGAGCAGGAAGTGCTCGCCGGCGTCGAGGGCGCGCGTCGCATCGCGGTCGACGCGGTGTTCGACAGCGTCTCGGTCGCCACCACCTTCCGCGCCGAGCTGAAGGCCGCTGGCGTCATCTTCCTGTCGATCTCGGAAGCGATCCGCGAATATCCCGAGATGGTGAAGAAGTGGCTCGGCAAGGTTGTGCCGCAGCACGACAATTACTTCGCGACGCTCAACAGCGCGGTCTTCTCCGACGGCACCTTCGTGTACATCCCCGAAGGCGTGCGCTGCCCGATGGAGCTGAGCACCTATTTCCGCATCAACGCCGAGAATACCGGCCAGTTCGAACGCACGCTGATCATCGCCGACAAGGGGTCGTACGTCTCGTACCTCGAAGGCTGCACCGCCCCGATGCGCGACGAGAACCAGCTCCATGCTGCGGTCGTCGAGCTGATCACGCTCGACGATGCCGAGATCAAATATTCGACCGTGCAGAATTGGTATCCCGGCGACGAGAATGGCGTCGGCGGCATCTACAATTTCGTCACGAAGCGCGCGCTTTGCCAGGGCAAGAACAGCAAGGTGAGCTGGACGCAGGTCGAAACCGGCAGCGCCGTAACGTGGAAATACCCGTCGTGCGTGCTGCTCGGCGACGGCAGCGTCGGTGAATTCTACTCGGTCGCCGTGACGAACAACCGCCAGCAGGCCGATACCGGCACCAAGATGATCCACTTGGGCAAAAACACCCGATCGACGATCGTGTCGAAGGGCATCAGCGCCGGCCGCTCGGACAACACGTACCGCGGCCTGGTGCGCGTCGCCCCCACTGCCGAGGGCGTGCGCAACTTCACCCAGTGCGATTCGCTGCTGCTCGGCGACCAGTGCGGCGCGCACACCATCCCGTACATCGAAGTTCGCAACCCGAGCGCGCAGATCGAGCACGAGGCGACCACCTCGAAGATCAGCGAAGACCAGTTGTTCTACGCCATGTCGCGCGGCCTCGACAGCGAAGCGGCGGTGGCGCTGATCGTCAACGGCTTCGCGCGCGAAGTGCTGCAGCAGCTCCCGATGGAGTTCGCGGTCGAGGCGCAGAAGTTGCTGGGGATTTCGTTGGAGGGTTCGGTGGGATGA
- a CDS encoding endonuclease domain-containing protein, with product MTLTPTDEARRTNSPPLQGRGRGWGLSANTIASLNDRAHNMRPQPTAPEKRLWLILSNSQLDGFKFRRQAVIGQHTADFLCPAAKLVIEVDGDTHELDADRRRDAALAAHGLRVLHISNTDVMTNLEGVAALIRTALHARAVVADSPHPNPSPEGEGLER from the coding sequence ATGACCCTGACGCCGACCGACGAGGCAAGGCGCACCAACTCCCCTCCCCTTCAGGGGAGGGGCCGGGGGTGGGGCCTCTCCGCGAATACCATCGCCAGCCTGAACGACCGCGCCCACAACATGCGCCCCCAACCGACCGCGCCGGAAAAGCGCCTGTGGCTCATCCTGTCGAACTCGCAGCTCGACGGTTTCAAGTTTCGCCGCCAAGCGGTGATCGGCCAGCACACCGCCGACTTCCTCTGCCCCGCTGCGAAGCTGGTGATCGAAGTCGACGGCGACACGCATGAGCTCGACGCTGATCGTCGCCGCGACGCCGCGCTGGCTGCACACGGCTTGCGCGTACTGCACATCAGCAACACCGATGTAATGACCAACCTCGAAGGCGTTGCCGCGCTCATCCGTACCGCGCTCCACGCGCGGGCGGTTGTCGCGGACAGCCCCCACCCCAACCCCTCCCCTGAAGGGGAGGGGCTTGAAAGATGA
- a CDS encoding helix-turn-helix domain-containing protein: protein MDVKLDYRVPPEDLQPYVTLFYHFTANIPLFEDVERADHAQLRFRLSPGRASYGFPDGTRQEAPMLHVVGATTGAINTRADGPLVVVGMGLQPAGWIALLGIEASAMINRAIDGVVAFGEGISIAADAMRATDDIDARIDIAADFVRRSLHDDASRSLDFARRIDAWLAGSASPDLDELVTTTGLSRRQVERRCNALYGAPPKVLARKYRALRAASALASGSASLDTLIEDGFYDQSHLIRELKRFTGLTPRQMREQPTLLAQLTISQRHALAGQVHPIISDT from the coding sequence ATGGATGTGAAGCTGGACTATCGGGTTCCGCCCGAGGATTTGCAGCCCTACGTCACTCTATTCTATCACTTCACCGCAAATATCCCATTGTTCGAGGATGTTGAGCGCGCCGATCACGCGCAGCTGCGGTTTCGCCTGTCGCCCGGCCGCGCCTCTTACGGCTTTCCAGACGGCACGCGGCAGGAAGCGCCGATGCTCCACGTCGTCGGCGCGACGACTGGCGCGATCAACACGCGCGCCGATGGTCCGCTCGTCGTCGTCGGCATGGGGCTGCAGCCGGCTGGCTGGATCGCGCTGCTCGGGATCGAGGCGTCGGCGATGATCAATCGTGCAATCGACGGCGTCGTCGCGTTCGGCGAGGGCATCAGCATTGCGGCCGACGCGATGCGCGCGACCGACGATATCGACGCCCGGATCGACATCGCCGCCGATTTCGTCCGCCGCTCGCTTCACGACGATGCCTCGCGCTCGCTCGATTTCGCGCGCCGCATCGATGCGTGGCTCGCCGGCAGCGCCTCGCCCGATCTCGACGAGCTGGTCACCACCACCGGCCTCTCGCGCCGCCAGGTCGAGCGGCGCTGCAACGCGCTGTACGGCGCCCCGCCCAAAGTGCTTGCCCGCAAATATCGCGCGCTGCGCGCCGCCTCCGCACTCGCCAGCGGCAGCGCATCGCTCGATACGCTGATCGAGGACGGCTTCTACGATCAGTCGCATCTGATCCGCGAGCTCAAGCGCTTCACCGGCCTCACGCCGCGGCAGATGCGCGAACAGCCGACCTTGCTCGCGCAGCTAACGATCAGCCAGCGTCACGCGCTCGCCGGCCAGGTCCATCCGATCATTTCGGACACCTGA
- a CDS encoding SufD family Fe-S cluster assembly protein — MTLLDLPSTRAEAWRWADLGSLSAAAALASIAAPEAEFLDLPGAKLLFIDGKLDEARSDLHRVTITDLTADDHALGRHARGLGWSLHLATQGVADPVQIVHVATGRENHLPSEIVLAEDAAATVVESFVGAGWQNRFMRTRLAKGARLMRAVRLLQPAGFVSLREAAEVGEAASLVTTFLGAGGQGSRIDAQLTMAGQGAFVEYGGALLTSAEQKQECAVRVNHAQPNGASRQVWRAVAADRSQVSLAAAVEVARHAQKTDGEQSLRGLLLDRTATVNLKPELEIFADDVKCAHGATVGELDRGAMFYMQSRGIPPERAKAMLTRAFVADALERIGNESIRDAFEADADAWLETAL; from the coding sequence GTGACTCTCCTCGATCTCCCCTCCACCCGCGCCGAAGCATGGCGCTGGGCCGATCTCGGCAGCCTCTCAGCCGCCGCCGCGCTCGCTTCCATCGCCGCGCCGGAAGCCGAGTTCCTCGATCTCCCCGGCGCCAAGCTGCTCTTCATCGACGGCAAGCTCGATGAAGCCCGCAGCGATCTACACCGCGTGACGATCACCGATCTCACGGCGGACGATCACGCGCTCGGCCGCCACGCGCGTGGGCTCGGCTGGTCTCTTCACCTCGCCACGCAAGGAGTCGCGGACCCGGTCCAGATCGTCCACGTCGCCACTGGCCGCGAGAATCATCTTCCGTCCGAGATCGTCCTTGCCGAAGACGCCGCTGCCACCGTCGTCGAAAGCTTTGTCGGCGCCGGCTGGCAGAACCGCTTCATGCGCACGCGCCTCGCCAAGGGCGCTCGGCTGATGCGCGCCGTCCGCCTGCTCCAGCCCGCGGGCTTCGTGTCACTGCGCGAAGCGGCCGAGGTTGGCGAAGCCGCCAGCCTCGTCACCACCTTCCTCGGTGCAGGCGGGCAGGGCAGCCGGATCGACGCGCAGCTGACGATGGCCGGGCAGGGCGCCTTCGTCGAATATGGCGGCGCGCTGCTCACATCCGCCGAACAAAAACAGGAATGCGCCGTCCGCGTGAACCACGCCCAGCCCAACGGCGCCTCGCGCCAGGTCTGGCGCGCGGTCGCGGCCGATCGCAGCCAGGTCAGCCTCGCCGCTGCGGTCGAAGTCGCGCGCCATGCGCAGAAGACCGACGGCGAGCAATCGCTCCGCGGCCTTCTCCTCGATCGCACCGCGACGGTGAACCTCAAGCCCGAGCTCGAAATCTTCGCCGACGACGTCAAATGCGCCCATGGCGCAACGGTGGGCGAACTCGATCGCGGCGCAATGTTCTACATGCAAAGCCGCGGCATCCCGCCCGAGCGCGCCAAGGCCATGCTCACCCGCGCCTTCGTCGCTGACGCGCTGGAGCGGATCGGTAACGAATCCATCCGCGACGCCTTCGAGGCGGACGCCGATGCATGGCTGGAAACCGCGCTGTGA
- a CDS encoding aminotransferase class V-fold PLP-dependent enzyme codes for MTILTATRPLDLVADFPAIPEGWAYLDTAATSQKPQAVIDAITRGYDTTYATVHRGVYQRSADMTLAYEAARCSVARFIGGHESEIVFVRGATEAINLVAQCWAGTQLRAGDRILLSALEHHSNIVPWQMIAQRVGAAIDVIPLTADHRIDLDAMAAMITPAHKLVALSHVSNVLGSVLDIKRATKLAHDVGAKILIDGCQAVPRLPVNVADLGCDFYVFSAHKLYGPTGIGVLWGRADLLDAMPPYQGGGSMIDRVTFAKTTYAPPPTRFEAGTPHIVGALGLHAAIDYVEAIGLEVIHAHETALVARTREALSSINSVRLFGPEDSAGIVSFVIEGVHPHDIGTILDEAKVAIRAGHHCAQPLMETLGVEATARASFGVYNGPQDVDALVAGIERVTRIFG; via the coding sequence ATGACCATCCTCACCGCCACCCGCCCGCTCGACTTGGTCGCCGATTTCCCCGCGATCCCCGAAGGTTGGGCCTATCTCGACACCGCCGCGACGTCGCAAAAGCCGCAGGCCGTGATCGACGCCATCACTCGCGGCTACGACACCACCTACGCCACCGTCCACCGCGGCGTGTACCAGCGCTCGGCCGACATGACGCTCGCCTACGAAGCCGCGCGCTGCAGCGTTGCGCGCTTCATCGGCGGCCATGAAAGCGAGATCGTCTTCGTCCGCGGCGCAACCGAGGCGATCAATCTCGTCGCGCAATGCTGGGCCGGCACGCAGCTCAGGGCCGGTGACCGCATCCTCCTGTCCGCGCTCGAACACCACAGCAACATCGTGCCGTGGCAGATGATCGCGCAGCGCGTCGGCGCCGCAATCGATGTCATCCCGCTCACCGCCGACCACCGCATCGATCTCGACGCGATGGCGGCGATGATCACGCCCGCGCACAAGCTCGTCGCGCTCTCCCACGTCTCGAACGTTCTCGGCTCTGTCCTCGACATAAAGCGCGCCACCAAACTCGCGCACGACGTTGGCGCCAAGATCCTGATCGACGGCTGCCAGGCCGTGCCTCGCCTGCCGGTGAACGTCGCCGATCTCGGCTGCGACTTTTACGTCTTCTCCGCGCACAAGCTTTACGGCCCGACCGGGATCGGCGTGCTCTGGGGCAGGGCGGACCTCCTCGACGCCATGCCCCCCTATCAGGGCGGCGGCTCGATGATCGACCGTGTTACCTTCGCCAAGACCACCTACGCGCCGCCGCCAACGCGCTTCGAAGCCGGCACGCCGCACATCGTCGGCGCGCTCGGGCTTCATGCCGCGATCGATTATGTCGAGGCGATCGGCCTCGAAGTGATCCACGCCCACGAAACCGCGCTCGTCGCCCGCACCCGCGAAGCGCTGTCGTCGATCAACTCGGTCCGCCTGTTCGGCCCCGAGGACAGCGCCGGCATCGTCAGCTTCGTGATCGAGGGGGTGCATCCGCACGACATCGGCACCATCTTGGACGAAGCGAAGGTCGCGATCCGCGCCGGCCATCACTGCGCCCAACCGCTGATGGAGACGCTCGGCGTCGAGGCCACCGCTCGCGCCAGCTTCGGCGTCTACAACGGCCCGCAGGATGTCGATGCGTTGGTCGCAGGCATAGAAAGAGTAACGAGGATCTTCGGATGA
- a CDS encoding SUF system Fe-S cluster assembly regulator, producing MRLSSLADYAVVMMTAAARHCGGMARVNATSLAQETGVPLPTAQKLVSRLSAAGLIESTRGTGGGFRLSRPPSAISLADVIEAVEGPIGLTTCVDNDRHDCALDGTCLVRPHWSVVNRAVRDALAGVSLTQLATPLPLVPAKAVERASTDMKVDA from the coding sequence ATGCGCCTCTCCAGCCTGGCCGATTATGCGGTCGTTATGATGACCGCCGCGGCGCGCCACTGCGGCGGCATGGCGCGCGTCAACGCGACGAGCCTCGCGCAGGAAACCGGCGTGCCGCTCCCTACCGCGCAGAAGCTGGTCAGTCGCCTCTCGGCCGCCGGGCTGATCGAAAGCACGCGCGGCACCGGCGGCGGCTTCCGCCTCTCGCGCCCGCCGTCGGCTATCAGCCTCGCCGACGTGATCGAGGCGGTCGAAGGGCCGATCGGCCTCACCACTTGCGTCGACAATGATCGTCACGATTGCGCGCTTGACGGCACCTGCCTCGTCCGCCCGCACTGGTCGGTCGTCAACCGGGCGGTGCGCGACGCGCTCGCCGGTGTTTCGCTGACGCAACTCGCCACTCCCCTCCCGCTCGTCCCGGCCAAGGCCGTGGAACGCGCATCGACTGACATGAAGGTGGACGCCTGA
- a CDS encoding glycogen/starch/alpha-glucan phosphorylase, which produces MTTPALAPSPAPANDRSPLAERIVDTLIHRIGKDERAARKHDWLEATILTLRDEIIDKWMASTRAAHAAQAKRVYYLSLEFLIGRLLRDALSNLGRNNEVGRALASLGIDLVEIEEIEPDAALGNGGLGRLAACFMESLATLDLPAYGYGIRYVNGMFRQRLDDGWQVELPENWLSHGNPWEFERRESAYFIGFGGEVTGNDTGIVHWKPAEAIEAIAYDTPVVGWRGKRVNTLRLWSARAFDPIHLDAFNAGDHIGALAGQARAESLVRVLYPNDSNASGQELRLRQEYFFSSASIQDIVRRHVQYFGDVRTLADKAAIQLNDTHPAVSVAELMRLLIDQHDLGFDEAWEVTRKTFGYTNHTLLPEALESWPLPLFERLLPRHMQLVYAINAKVLRQARKAPGVDDAAISAISLIDEGGERRVRMANLAFVGSHSVNGVAALHTDLMKQTVFADLHRLYPDRINNKTNGITPRRWLMECNPRLTALIRDAIGPEFCDNTALIKGLESFADDSSFQERLAEVKRSNKVALAKYIKDSMGLRLDPDALFDVQIKRIHEYKRQLLNIIETVALYDQIRSHPERDWTPRVKLFAGKAASSYHNAKLIIKLANDVARRINGDPLVGGLLKVVFIPNYNVSLAERIIPAADLSEQISTAGMEASGTGNMKFALNGALTIGTLDGANIEIKDRVGDDNIFIFGLDADEVAAKRANGYAPREVIEGSRELSQAVNAIASGVFSPDDPQRYKGLVDGLYGGDWFMVAADFDAYAAAQRRVDARWADQPAWRASAVRNVANVGWFSSDRTISEYARDIWGVM; this is translated from the coding sequence ATGACCACGCCCGCGCTCGCTCCAAGCCCAGCTCCCGCCAACGATCGCTCGCCACTGGCCGAGCGGATCGTCGACACGCTCATCCACCGCATCGGCAAGGACGAGCGCGCCGCCCGCAAGCACGATTGGCTCGAGGCGACGATACTCACGCTGCGTGACGAGATCATCGACAAGTGGATGGCCTCCACCCGCGCTGCGCACGCCGCGCAGGCCAAGCGCGTCTATTATCTCAGCCTCGAATTTCTCATCGGCCGCTTGTTGCGCGACGCGTTGTCGAACCTCGGCCGCAACAACGAGGTCGGCCGCGCGCTCGCTTCGCTCGGAATCGACCTAGTCGAGATCGAGGAGATCGAGCCCGATGCGGCGCTGGGCAATGGCGGCCTCGGCCGGCTGGCGGCGTGCTTCATGGAAAGCCTCGCGACGCTCGATCTGCCCGCCTACGGCTATGGCATCCGCTACGTGAACGGCATGTTCCGCCAGCGGCTCGACGATGGCTGGCAGGTCGAACTGCCCGAGAACTGGCTGTCGCACGGCAATCCATGGGAATTCGAGCGCCGCGAAAGCGCTTATTTCATCGGTTTCGGCGGCGAGGTGACCGGCAACGACACGGGGATTGTCCACTGGAAACCCGCCGAGGCGATCGAGGCCATCGCTTATGACACGCCCGTCGTCGGCTGGCGCGGCAAGCGCGTCAACACGCTGCGGCTGTGGAGCGCGCGCGCGTTCGATCCGATTCACCTCGATGCCTTCAACGCTGGCGACCACATCGGCGCGCTCGCCGGGCAAGCGCGCGCCGAAAGCCTGGTGCGCGTGCTTTACCCCAATGATTCGAACGCATCGGGGCAGGAGCTTCGGCTGCGGCAGGAGTATTTCTTCTCCTCAGCTTCGATCCAGGACATCGTCCGTCGTCACGTCCAATATTTCGGTGACGTGCGCACGCTCGCCGACAAGGCTGCGATCCAGCTCAACGATACGCACCCCGCCGTATCGGTCGCCGAGCTGATGCGGCTGCTGATCGACCAGCACGATCTCGGCTTCGACGAAGCGTGGGAGGTGACGCGCAAGACGTTCGGCTACACCAACCACACCTTGCTGCCCGAAGCGCTAGAAAGCTGGCCGCTGCCGTTGTTCGAACGGCTGCTGCCGCGGCACATGCAGCTCGTCTATGCAATCAACGCGAAGGTGTTGCGTCAGGCGCGCAAGGCGCCCGGCGTCGATGATGCCGCGATCAGCGCGATCAGCCTGATCGACGAGGGCGGCGAGCGGCGCGTGCGGATGGCGAACCTCGCCTTCGTCGGCAGCCACAGCGTCAATGGCGTTGCGGCGCTCCACACCGATCTGATGAAGCAGACGGTGTTCGCCGATCTCCACCGGCTGTATCCCGATCGGATCAACAACAAGACTAACGGCATCACCCCGCGGCGCTGGCTGATGGAGTGCAACCCGCGCCTCACCGCGCTGATCCGCGACGCCATCGGGCCCGAGTTCTGCGACAATACCGCGCTGATCAAGGGCTTGGAATCGTTCGCCGACGACTCCTCGTTCCAAGAGCGGCTCGCCGAGGTGAAGCGGTCTAACAAGGTGGCGCTGGCGAAGTACATCAAGGACAGCATGGGGCTGCGGCTTGATCCCGACGCGCTGTTCGACGTGCAGATCAAGCGCATCCACGAATACAAGCGCCAGCTGCTCAACATCATCGAGACGGTCGCGCTCTATGATCAGATCCGCAGCCACCCCGAACGCGACTGGACGCCGCGGGTGAAGCTGTTCGCCGGGAAGGCCGCGTCGAGCTATCACAACGCCAAGCTGATCATCAAACTGGCGAACGATGTCGCGCGGCGGATAAACGGCGATCCGCTCGTCGGCGGCCTGTTGAAGGTCGTGTTCATCCCCAATTACAACGTCAGCCTGGCGGAGCGGATCATCCCCGCGGCCGATCTGTCCGAACAGATTTCCACAGCCGGGATGGAGGCATCGGGCACCGGCAACATGAAGTTCGCGCTCAACGGCGCGCTGACGATAGGCACGCTCGACGGCGCCAATATCGAGATCAAGGATCGCGTCGGCGACGACAACATCTTCATCTTCGGCCTCGACGCCGACGAGGTCGCGGCAAAGCGCGCCAACGGCTATGCGCCGCGCGAAGTGATCGAGGGCAGCCGGGAATTGTCGCAGGCGGTGAACGCAATCGCTTCCGGCGTGTTCTCCCCTGATGATCCGCAACGCTACAAGGGCCTCGTGGATGGGCTTTACGGTGGCGACTGGTTCATGGTCGCGGCGGATTTCGATGCGTACGCCGCCGCGCAGCGCCGCGTCGATGCGCGCTGGGCCGATCAGCCCGCGTGGCGCGCGTCGGCGGTCCGCAACGTCGCCAACGTCGGCTGGTTCTCGTCTGATCGCACGATCAGCGAATACGCCCGCGACATCTGGGGCGTGATGTGA
- a CDS encoding HesB/IscA family protein has translation MTTTTRTRPAALILTDGAKARIADLMDKAPADTVGVKLSTPRRGCSGLAYSVDYISEAKPFDEKIETDGGTLYVDGGSILYLIGSTMDWVEDDFTAGFTFANPNAKGACGCGESFTV, from the coding sequence ATGACCACCACGACCCGCACCCGCCCCGCCGCGCTCATCCTCACCGATGGTGCCAAGGCGCGCATCGCCGATCTGATGGACAAGGCGCCGGCGGACACGGTCGGGGTCAAGCTCTCGACCCCGCGCCGCGGCTGCTCGGGCCTGGCGTACTCAGTCGACTACATCAGCGAGGCGAAGCCGTTCGACGAGAAGATCGAAACCGACGGCGGTACGCTCTACGTCGACGGCGGCTCGATCCTGTACCTGATCGGCTCGACGATGGACTGGGTCGAGGACGATTTCACCGCCGGCTTCACCTTCGCCAATCCCAACGCCAAGGGCGCCTGCGGCTGCGGCGAAAGCTTCACCGTCTAG
- a CDS encoding SUF system Fe-S cluster assembly protein: MSSEFRVEEVAAETKPPRARVEDAVDMAAETPAETFARKRDYLDGFLAQQPQGEKAHEPGGALYEAVVDALKDIFDPEIPVNIYDLGLIYGVEVTDGGHAVVTMTLTTPHCPVAESMPAEVEMRVSAVPGIAMADVNLVWDPAWDPGKMTDEARLELGML, from the coding sequence ATGAGCAGTGAATTCCGCGTCGAAGAAGTGGCTGCCGAAACGAAACCGCCCCGCGCGCGTGTCGAAGACGCGGTGGATATGGCAGCCGAAACCCCCGCCGAAACCTTCGCCCGAAAGCGCGATTATCTCGACGGTTTCCTCGCGCAACAGCCGCAGGGCGAAAAGGCGCACGAGCCCGGCGGCGCGCTCTACGAGGCGGTCGTCGATGCGCTGAAGGATATCTTCGATCCCGAGATCCCGGTGAACATCTACGATCTCGGCCTGATCTACGGTGTCGAGGTCACTGACGGCGGTCATGCCGTGGTGACGATGACGCTGACGACGCCACATTGCCCGGTCGCCGAATCGATGCCCGCCGAGGTCGAGATGCGCGTCAGCGCGGTCCCCGGCATTGCAATGGCCGACGTGAACCTCGTCTGGGATCCGGCCTGGGATCCCGGCAAGATGACCGACGAAGCGCGGCTCGAACTGGGTATGTTGTGA